Part of the Armatimonadota bacterium genome, TATGTAGCTGGGCAGGCCGAGGCGAGGGTTGAGCTCGTTTGCCTCCTCCAGGGCAAGCTCGAGCACGCGCTTCGCCTTGGGGCTCCAGTTGATCGGCGCCTCGGTGCTGATGCGATTGTCAATCGGCCCCAGTTGGCGATGGATCTCGCTGCGCACCCGCCCCAGGCTGATCCCCAGCCGCTCCAGGACGCGGGCGGCGATACCGTCGCCCTCCCGCAGCAGGCCTAGCAGCACGTGCTCGGTGCCGACAGTGCTGGCGCCGAGCTTGCGCGCCTCATCCTGCGCATACTGCAGCACGCGGGTCGCGGGGTCGGTGAATCGCTGCCAGAGATCACCGTCGGACAAAGTCGCCACCTCCACGCCGCGGCCGGAACCGCGGCATGTCATTCTGGCGCCACGCGCCATGCTCGTCTAGAATGACCTTCATGCCCTACGGTCTCATCGCTCTCCGCGGGCGGCCAGCGGCAGCGCCTGCGGCTGGCGGCGGGCGCGGGTCACCAGCTTGCCCAGCGTCGTGCGCTCCAGCACGCCCGCCATCTCCTGCCGCGCCTCGGACCACATCTCTTGCACCACGCAGTTGTCATGACCAGGGCAGCGATCGGGTGCATGGAGGCAGCGAAAGATCGCCAGCGGGCCCTGCAGCGCTTCTACGATCGCGCGCACGGTAATGGCTGCCGCATCGCCCGCAAGCTCGACCCCGCCGCCATGCCCGCGCGCGGTCACGACCAGCCCCGCCTTGCTCAGATCGCACATGATCTGGGGCATGAAGCCGGGCGGGATGCTCTGGCGGGTGGCGATCTCCTCAAACGTGCTGCGCCCGCCGTGCAGTCCCAGGTCGAGCATAGCGCGTACGCCGTATTCGACTTTGGCGGAAAGCTCCATCGCACCTTCCGGTCAGCTCCACCACTG contains:
- a CDS encoding Rrf2 family transcriptional regulator codes for the protein MELSAKVEYGVRAMLDLGLHGGRSTFEEIATRQSIPPGFMPQIMCDLSKAGLVVTARGHGGGVELAGDAAAITVRAIVEALQGPLAIFRCLHAPDRCPGHDNCVVQEMWSEARQEMAGVLERTTLGKLVTRARRQPQALPLAARGER